A genomic region of Raphanus sativus cultivar WK10039 unplaced genomic scaffold, ASM80110v3 Scaffold0160, whole genome shotgun sequence contains the following coding sequences:
- the LOC108851395 gene encoding inositol-tetrakisphosphate 1-kinase 2-like: MFGTLASGDIETARLRRDLRITCNLGFSCGGGFEDIGMRLEGENLLPHGGDDGEVVNETAPFHVERPLFQQTQKLVVGYALTSKKMKSFLQPKLEYMARRKGICFVPIDLNRPLSDQGPFDVVLHKLLGKEWQEVIEDYQQKHPEVTVLDPPSAIKRIYNRQSMLQGMSDLNLSDCGGSIYVPKQLVVLNDSASSADRVVEAGLKFPLVAKPLWIDGTAKSHQLFLAYDKRSLAELEPPLILQEFVNHGGVMFKVFVVGDIIKVVRRFSLPNVSNCDKAKADGVFKFPRVSSAAASADNADLEPSVAELPPKPFLEALVKELRTLLGLRLFNIDMIREHGSKNVFSVIDINYFPGYGKMPDYEPVVVDFFHNLAQAKHNKKRHCK, encoded by the exons ATGTTTGGGACTCTCGCTTCCGGAGATATCGAAACCGCCAGATTGAGGCGCGATTTGAGGATCACGTGCAATCTAGGGTTCTCCTGCGGTGGTGGATTCGAAGACATCGGTATGCGATTAGAAGGCGAGAACTTGTTGCCCCACGGAGGCGACGACGGAGAAGTGGTGAACGAAACGGCGCCGTTTCATGTCGAGCGTCCACTGTTTCAGCAGACGCAGAAACTCGTCGTGGGGTATGCTCTTACTTCCAAGAAGATGAAGAGTTTCTTGCAGCCCAAGCTTGAATACATGGCTAG GAGGAAAGGCATTTGCTTTGTCCCCATCGATTTGAACCGTCCACTTTCTGACCAAGGACCATTTGATGTCGTTTTGCACAAG TTACTGGGAAAAGAGTGGCAAGAGGTTATTGAG GATTACCAGCAGAAACACCCGGAAGTGACTGTGCTTGATCCTCCAAGTGCAATAAAGCGTATATATAATCGACAATCGATGCTTCAGGGCATGTCAGATTTGAATCTGTCAGATTGCGGTG GCAGCATTTATGTTCCAAAGCAATTGGTTGTCTTGAATGATTCAGCATCTAGTGCCGATAGAGTTGTTGAAGCTGGTCTTAAATTTCCACTAG TTGCAAAGCCACTCTGGATCGATGGAACTGCAAAGTCACATCAGTTGTTCTTAGCTTATGACAAGCGCTCGCTGGCAGAGCTTGAACCTCCTTTAATCCTGCAAGAGTTTGTTAATCATG GTGGAGTTATGTTCAAGGTTTTTGTGGTGGGTGATATCATAAAAGTAGTGAGACGGTTCTCTCTACCAAACGTGAGTAACTGCGACAAAGCCAAAGCTGACGGCGTCTTCAAATTCCCGAGGGTTTCATCTGCAGCTGCTTCAGCGGATAACGCAGACTTGGAACCTAGTGTTGCTGAGCTACCTCCAAAGCCTTTCCTCGAAGCCCTTGTGAAAGAGCTACGAACCTTATTG GGACTTCGGCTTTTCAACATAGACATGATCAGAGAACATGGGAGCAAGAACGTGTTTTCTGTTATTGACATCAATTACTTCCCTG GTTACGGAAAGATGCCAGATTACGAGCCAGTAGTTGTAGACTTCTTCCACAATCTGGCGCAAGCCAAACATAATAAGAAGAGACACTGTAAATGA